In one window of Burkholderia cenocepacia DNA:
- a CDS encoding Gfo/Idh/MocA family protein → MIDGQILLGHSIRWGMVGGGLGSQIGYSHRSAALRDGSFQLVAGAFDIDPERGRQFGVKLGVAAERCYPDYATMFDAEARRPDGIRAVSIATPNNTHFEICRAALNAGLHVVCEKPLCFTTEEAEALQRLSVEKNRIVGVAYGYSGHQMIEQAREMIARGDLGEIRIVQMQFAHGFHSEGVEAASAAARWRVDPKFAGPSYVLGDIGTHPLYISEVMAPELKIRRLMCSRQSFVKSRAPLEDNAFTIMEYDTGAIGYVWSSAVNAGSMHGQKVRVIGSKASVEWWDEHPNQLRYEIQGQPAQVLDRGMPYLHPNATREDRIGAGHPEGLFEAWSNLYARFALAMDAADRGDAAAVKAIRIPDVHAGVEGVRWVENCVRSADAGGVWVDYR, encoded by the coding sequence ATGATTGACGGACAGATTCTGCTTGGCCATTCGATTCGCTGGGGCATGGTCGGCGGCGGGCTCGGCAGCCAGATCGGCTACAGCCACCGGTCGGCCGCGCTGCGCGACGGCAGCTTCCAGCTGGTTGCCGGCGCATTCGACATCGATCCCGAGCGCGGCCGCCAGTTCGGCGTGAAGCTCGGCGTCGCGGCCGAGCGCTGCTATCCCGACTACGCGACGATGTTCGACGCCGAGGCGCGCCGCCCGGATGGCATCCGCGCGGTGTCGATCGCGACGCCGAACAACACGCACTTCGAGATCTGCCGTGCCGCGCTGAACGCCGGGCTGCACGTGGTCTGCGAGAAGCCGCTGTGCTTCACGACCGAGGAGGCCGAGGCGCTGCAGCGCCTGTCGGTCGAGAAAAACCGGATCGTCGGCGTCGCGTACGGCTATTCCGGACACCAGATGATCGAGCAGGCGCGCGAAATGATCGCGCGCGGCGACCTCGGCGAGATCCGCATCGTGCAGATGCAGTTCGCGCACGGCTTCCATAGTGAAGGCGTCGAGGCCGCGAGCGCGGCCGCGCGCTGGCGCGTCGATCCGAAGTTCGCCGGCCCGAGCTACGTGCTCGGCGACATCGGCACGCATCCGCTGTACATCTCCGAGGTGATGGCGCCGGAACTGAAGATCCGGCGGCTGATGTGTTCGCGGCAGAGCTTCGTGAAGAGCCGCGCGCCGCTCGAGGACAACGCGTTCACGATCATGGAGTACGACACCGGCGCGATCGGCTACGTGTGGTCGAGCGCGGTGAACGCCGGTTCGATGCACGGGCAGAAGGTGCGCGTGATCGGCTCGAAGGCGAGCGTCGAATGGTGGGACGAGCATCCGAACCAGTTGCGCTACGAAATCCAGGGGCAGCCCGCGCAGGTGCTCGATCGCGGGATGCCGTACCTGCATCCGAACGCCACGCGCGAAGACCGCATCGGCGCCGGGCATCCGGAAGGGCTGTTCGAGGCATGGTCGAACCTGTACGCGCGCTTCGCACTCGCGATGGATGCGGCCGATCGCGGCGACGCCGCGGCGGTGAAGGCCATCCGCATTCCGGACGTCCACGCGGGCGTCGAGGGCGTGCGCTGGGTCGAGAATTGCGTGCGTTCGGCCGATGCGGGCGGCGTGTGGGTCGACTATCGTTGA
- a CDS encoding sugar phosphate isomerase/epimerase family protein: protein MKIALDPYMIRHLPLDRLPHAVAELGYDQIELSPRSDFLDWWVMPRATRERMAAFRQAMRASGVGLASLQPMYRWASPFDDERQWAVRCWKKAIEVAVEMECPLMVSEFGRGASPERSVGERPGANPKELCEAAWFRSMDELLPILERERIVLSVEPHPEDWIEQLQPAIDIVTNLGSPSLKLSYIAPHTFYYGDDMAAMIAQAAPILAHVRVADTFDHRKSSQLRYIVNPPGSNQIRVHQHLDIGQGEIDWDLFFRALGAAGFDGVMSSCVFAWEDRAEASSRYMRDAIQRYVDRHFDRTAR from the coding sequence ATGAAGATCGCGCTGGACCCCTACATGATTCGCCACCTGCCGCTCGACCGGCTGCCGCACGCGGTGGCCGAGCTCGGCTACGACCAGATCGAGCTGTCGCCGCGCAGCGACTTTCTCGACTGGTGGGTGATGCCGCGCGCGACCCGCGAACGCATGGCCGCATTCCGCCAGGCGATGCGCGCGAGCGGCGTGGGCCTCGCGTCGCTGCAGCCGATGTACCGCTGGGCGAGCCCGTTCGACGACGAGCGCCAATGGGCGGTGCGCTGCTGGAAGAAGGCGATCGAGGTGGCAGTCGAGATGGAGTGCCCGCTGATGGTGTCGGAGTTCGGGCGCGGCGCGTCGCCCGAGCGCTCGGTCGGCGAGCGGCCGGGCGCGAACCCGAAGGAGCTGTGCGAGGCCGCGTGGTTCCGCTCGATGGACGAACTGCTGCCGATCCTCGAGCGCGAACGCATCGTGCTGTCGGTCGAGCCGCATCCGGAGGACTGGATCGAGCAGTTGCAGCCGGCGATCGACATCGTCACGAATCTCGGTTCGCCGTCGTTGAAGCTGTCGTATATCGCGCCGCACACGTTCTACTACGGCGACGACATGGCCGCGATGATCGCGCAGGCCGCGCCGATCCTCGCGCACGTGCGCGTGGCCGACACGTTCGACCACCGCAAGAGCAGCCAGCTGCGCTACATCGTGAACCCGCCCGGCTCGAACCAGATCCGCGTGCACCAGCATCTCGACATCGGGCAGGGCGAGATCGACTGGGACCTGTTTTTCCGCGCGCTCGGCGCCGCCGGCTTCGACGGCGTGATGTCGTCGTGCGTGTTCGCGTGGGAGGACCGCGCGGAAGCGTCGTCGCGCTACATGCGCGACGCGATCCAGCGCTACGTCGATCGCCATTTCGATCGCACCGCGCGCTGA
- a CDS encoding TIM barrel protein, whose protein sequence is MTMKIGCAPCCWGVDDVKNPHLPPWRHVLAEAAQAGYSGIELGPYGYIPLELDVVSAELDRQRLSITAGTIFDDLVSPENLPNLLRQTRDICALITRLPKLPTQDGQRYAAPYLVVMDWGHEERDYAAGHGDRAPRLSDERWARMVDHIRQIATIARDEFGVRAVIHPHAGGYIEFADEIDRIVADIPADTAGLCLDTGHLHYSGMDPETWLRRHAARLDYVHFKDIDAAVYDTVMGEHIAFFAACARGVMCPIGTGVLDYPAIRRALDDIGYAGYITIEQERDPRNAGTSLRDVAASRAFLASAGFA, encoded by the coding sequence ATGACGATGAAGATTGGCTGCGCGCCCTGCTGCTGGGGCGTCGACGACGTGAAGAACCCGCACCTGCCGCCGTGGCGGCACGTGCTTGCCGAGGCCGCGCAGGCCGGCTACTCGGGCATCGAGCTCGGGCCGTACGGCTACATCCCGCTCGAACTCGACGTGGTGAGCGCCGAGCTGGATCGCCAGCGCCTGAGCATCACGGCCGGCACGATCTTCGACGATCTCGTGTCGCCGGAGAACCTGCCGAACCTGCTGCGCCAGACGCGCGACATCTGCGCGCTGATCACGCGGCTGCCGAAGTTGCCGACGCAGGACGGCCAGCGCTATGCGGCGCCATACCTGGTCGTGATGGACTGGGGCCACGAGGAACGCGACTACGCGGCCGGCCACGGCGATCGCGCGCCGCGGCTGTCCGACGAGCGCTGGGCGCGGATGGTCGACCATATCCGGCAGATCGCCACCATCGCGCGCGACGAGTTCGGCGTGCGCGCGGTGATCCATCCGCATGCGGGCGGCTACATCGAGTTCGCGGACGAGATCGACCGGATCGTCGCCGACATTCCGGCCGACACGGCGGGCCTGTGTCTCGACACCGGCCACCTGCATTACTCGGGCATGGACCCGGAAACGTGGTTGCGCCGCCATGCGGCACGGCTGGACTACGTGCATTTCAAGGATATCGACGCGGCCGTGTACGACACGGTGATGGGCGAGCACATCGCGTTTTTCGCGGCCTGCGCGCGCGGCGTGATGTGCCCGATCGGCACTGGCGTGCTCGACTACCCGGCGATCCGCCGCGCGCTCGACGACATCGGCTACGCTGGCTACATCACGATCGAACAGGAGCGCGACCCGCGCAACGCCGGCACGAGCCTGCGCGACGTCGCCGCGAGCCGCGCGTTTCTCGCGTCGGCCGGTTTTGCATGA
- a CDS encoding Gfo/Idh/MocA family protein, whose protein sequence is MTLQIGVIGCGAIGQDHIRRLTRTLSGARVVAVNDIDPQQARDAVTKYGLDAEIYGDGHEVVAAADVQAVLVTSWGPTHEAFVLDAIAHGKPVFCEKPLAVTAEGCMRIVEAEVAHGKRLVQVGFMRPYDEGYRALKRVIDSGQIGAPLMLHCAHRNQSVGERYTTDMAITDTLIHELDVLRWLLGEDYASAQVVYPKKTRHASAHLADPQIVLLETASGVRIDVEIFVNCQYGYDIQCEVVGEQGIAKLPDPPAVGLKHAARQSVEIMTDWKERFIASYDVELQAFIDGVRQGALTGPSAWDGYAAAVAADACVRAQQSGAVEAIAMAERPAFYRG, encoded by the coding sequence ATGACCTTGCAAATCGGCGTGATCGGCTGCGGCGCGATCGGCCAGGACCACATTCGCAGACTGACGCGCACGCTGTCCGGCGCGCGCGTCGTGGCCGTCAACGACATCGATCCGCAGCAGGCGCGCGACGCGGTGACGAAGTACGGGCTCGACGCCGAGATCTACGGCGACGGCCACGAAGTGGTCGCGGCCGCCGACGTGCAGGCCGTGCTCGTCACGTCATGGGGGCCGACGCACGAAGCGTTCGTGCTCGACGCGATCGCGCACGGCAAGCCGGTGTTCTGCGAGAAGCCGCTCGCGGTGACGGCGGAAGGCTGCATGCGCATCGTCGAAGCCGAAGTCGCGCACGGCAAGCGGCTCGTGCAGGTCGGCTTCATGCGGCCGTACGACGAAGGCTATCGCGCGCTCAAGCGCGTGATCGACAGCGGCCAGATCGGCGCGCCGCTGATGCTGCATTGCGCGCACCGCAACCAGTCGGTCGGCGAGCGCTACACGACCGACATGGCGATCACCGACACGCTGATCCACGAGCTCGACGTGCTGCGCTGGCTGCTCGGCGAGGACTATGCGAGCGCGCAGGTCGTCTATCCGAAGAAGACGCGCCATGCATCCGCGCATCTCGCCGATCCGCAGATCGTGCTGCTCGAAACCGCGAGCGGCGTGCGCATCGACGTCGAGATCTTCGTGAACTGCCAGTACGGCTACGACATCCAGTGCGAGGTCGTCGGCGAGCAGGGCATCGCGAAGCTGCCCGATCCGCCGGCCGTCGGGCTCAAGCATGCGGCGCGGCAGTCGGTCGAGATCATGACCGACTGGAAGGAGCGCTTCATCGCGTCGTACGACGTCGAGCTGCAGGCGTTCATCGACGGCGTGCGGCAGGGCGCGCTGACCGGGCCGTCCGCGTGGGACGGCTACGCGGCGGCGGTCGCGGCCGACGCGTGCGTGCGGGCCCAGCAGAGCGGCGCGGTCGAGGCGATCGCGATGGCCGAGCGTCCCGCGTTCTATCGCGGCTGA
- a CDS encoding LysR family transcriptional regulator, whose product MNQQNVQALWPHIHSLTVLAAAGSFTAAAQRLGISKAAMSQRIADLEKAAGVPLVRRTTRSVRLTDAGQTLVDSTRDAFESIGQHFARVKDLAGEPRGLLRVTVPVALGRQQVVPHLPDFLRQHPGVQIELDLSDRLHSLTQEGFDLAIRHTTTAPQTHVAWKLCDTRSLLVASRDYLDARGAPRHPSELVDHSCLCYLRDNEPAAWSFEPDGRRRQRVSVPVRGSFAANNSEAMREAALGGLGIALLPDFSARRDLDAGRLVALLDGWRPSGAFGDHIFAIRPYSPVVPSAVRALVRHLRERLAGGFSGA is encoded by the coding sequence ATGAATCAGCAAAATGTCCAGGCGCTCTGGCCGCATATCCATTCGCTGACGGTGCTGGCCGCCGCGGGCAGTTTCACGGCTGCCGCGCAGCGGCTCGGCATCAGCAAGGCCGCGATGAGCCAGCGCATCGCCGATCTCGAAAAGGCGGCCGGCGTGCCGCTCGTGCGCCGCACCACGCGCAGCGTGCGGCTCACCGATGCGGGCCAGACGCTGGTCGACAGCACGCGCGACGCGTTCGAGTCGATCGGCCAGCATTTCGCGCGGGTGAAGGATCTCGCCGGCGAGCCGCGCGGGCTGCTGCGCGTCACGGTGCCGGTCGCGCTCGGGCGCCAGCAGGTCGTGCCGCACCTGCCCGATTTCCTGCGCCAGCATCCGGGCGTGCAGATCGAGCTCGATCTGTCGGACCGCCTGCATTCGCTGACGCAGGAGGGCTTCGACCTCGCGATCCGCCATACGACCACAGCGCCGCAGACCCACGTCGCGTGGAAGCTGTGCGACACGCGTTCGCTGCTGGTCGCGAGCCGCGACTATCTCGACGCGCGCGGCGCGCCGCGCCACCCGAGCGAACTCGTCGATCACAGCTGCCTGTGCTACCTGCGCGACAACGAGCCGGCCGCGTGGAGCTTCGAGCCGGACGGCCGCCGGCGCCAGCGCGTGAGCGTGCCGGTGCGCGGCAGTTTCGCGGCGAACAACAGCGAGGCGATGCGCGAGGCCGCGCTCGGCGGGCTCGGCATCGCGCTGCTGCCCGATTTCAGCGCGCGGCGCGATCTCGACGCCGGCCGGCTCGTCGCGCTGCTCGACGGCTGGCGGCCGTCGGGCGCGTTCGGCGATCACATTTTCGCGATTCGTCCGTACAGCCCGGTCGTGCCGAGCGCGGTGCGCGCGCTGGTGCGCCACTTGCGCGAGCGGCTCGCGGGCGGCTTCTCCGGCGCGTGA
- a CDS encoding FecR domain-containing protein encodes MTTRITQRTVNLRTAALRAACAVALAFAAQQAAAQPPAAAGKTVVYRTQAGDTLYDVAARYLQGADDWQLLQQINGVPAPKRLQPGIALKLPVARLRKEKLTARVIAVQGTAERASGAAFAPLANDATLAEGDRVRTGPNGFVTIELADGTHMSLPPDSQLDLKSLRRTVLTGTLDREFELTRGSVDSEVTHLKKRDDRFQIRSPSVVAGVRGTRFRVNYDAAGTATTRVEVLDGTVGVAGGRQPADATLVHANFGSVATSSGAVGAPVQLLGAPALTHPDKVQDEPDVAFDVTPLAQAQAYRVQLAHDAGLLDLFRETRTDSPRAVFRDVPNGNYFVRIAAIDANGLEGLPRTYAFERRVMGLDASASQGAGGYEFRWSPNGSGKNARYRFVLSRSKDLSAPVVDQVGLHARQITVAHLPPGDYFWAVTVEEFEGGKFYEKTSPVSAFTLSR; translated from the coding sequence GTGACGACGCGAATCACGCAGCGCACGGTGAACCTGCGCACGGCGGCGCTGCGCGCGGCCTGCGCGGTCGCGTTGGCGTTCGCCGCGCAGCAGGCCGCGGCGCAGCCGCCCGCCGCCGCGGGCAAGACGGTCGTCTATCGCACGCAGGCCGGCGACACGCTGTACGACGTCGCCGCGCGCTATCTGCAGGGCGCGGACGACTGGCAACTGCTCCAGCAGATCAACGGCGTGCCGGCGCCGAAGCGCCTGCAGCCCGGCATCGCGCTGAAGCTGCCGGTCGCGCGCCTGCGCAAGGAAAAGCTCACCGCGCGCGTGATCGCGGTGCAGGGCACGGCCGAGCGTGCGTCCGGCGCGGCTTTCGCGCCGCTCGCGAACGATGCGACGCTCGCCGAAGGCGATCGCGTGCGCACCGGCCCGAACGGCTTCGTGACGATCGAGCTGGCCGACGGCACGCACATGAGCCTGCCGCCCGACAGCCAGCTCGACCTGAAGTCGCTGCGCCGCACGGTGCTGACCGGCACGCTCGATCGCGAGTTCGAACTCACGCGCGGCTCGGTCGACAGCGAAGTCACCCACCTGAAGAAACGCGACGACCGCTTCCAGATCCGCTCGCCGTCGGTCGTGGCCGGCGTGCGCGGCACGCGCTTTCGCGTGAACTACGACGCGGCCGGCACTGCGACGACGCGTGTCGAAGTGCTCGACGGCACCGTCGGCGTCGCGGGCGGCCGGCAGCCGGCCGACGCGACGCTCGTGCATGCGAACTTCGGCAGCGTCGCGACGTCGTCTGGCGCGGTCGGCGCGCCCGTCCAGCTGCTGGGCGCCCCCGCGCTTACGCATCCCGACAAGGTGCAGGACGAGCCCGACGTCGCATTCGACGTCACGCCGCTCGCGCAGGCGCAAGCGTATCGCGTGCAGCTCGCGCACGATGCGGGGCTGCTCGACCTGTTCCGCGAAACGCGCACCGATTCGCCGCGCGCGGTGTTCCGCGACGTGCCGAACGGCAACTACTTCGTGCGGATCGCCGCGATCGATGCGAACGGCCTCGAGGGGCTGCCGCGCACCTATGCGTTCGAACGCCGCGTGATGGGGCTCGACGCGAGCGCGTCGCAGGGCGCGGGCGGTTACGAGTTCCGCTGGTCGCCGAACGGCTCGGGCAAGAATGCGCGTTACCGGTTCGTGCTGTCGCGCTCGAAGGACCTGAGCGCGCCGGTCGTCGACCAGGTCGGCCTGCACGCGCGCCAGATCACCGTCGCGCACCTGCCGCCGGGCGACTATTTCTGGGCCGTGACCGTCGAGGAATTCGAAGGCGGCAAGTTCTACGAGAAGACCAGTCCGGTCAGCGCGTTCACGTTGTCGCGCTGA
- a CDS encoding sulfurtransferase TusA family protein has translation MQIHKEVDARGLNCPLPILRAKKALADMESGQILKVLATDPGSQRDFAAFAKQTGNEIVESTTQDKTFVFLMRRR, from the coding sequence ATGCAGATTCACAAGGAAGTGGACGCGCGCGGGCTCAATTGCCCGTTGCCGATCCTGCGTGCCAAGAAAGCGCTTGCCGATATGGAGAGCGGGCAGATCCTCAAGGTGCTCGCGACCGATCCGGGCTCGCAGCGCGATTTCGCCGCGTTCGCGAAGCAGACGGGCAACGAGATCGTCGAATCGACGACGCAGGACAAGACCTTCGTGTTCCTGATGCGTCGCCGCTGA
- a CDS encoding response regulator transcription factor, producing the protein MRIAVLDDDPAQTDFVSQTLTAVGHTCYAFKEGKALKKRLQRETFDLLVLDWNVPDMSGEEVLKWVRANQTEHSLPIIFMTSRDDEAGITQILNAGADDYVVKPVSGPILRARIGSLLRRAYPVNAEATVREFDQFRFDVNLKQAYVGDKAVSLTQKEFELALLLFQHLDRPLSRAHILDLVWKQATDIPSRTMDTHISMLRTKLGLRPENGYRLAPIYGYGYRLERVGQGEPE; encoded by the coding sequence ATGAGAATTGCTGTACTGGATGACGATCCGGCCCAGACGGATTTCGTCAGTCAAACGCTGACGGCCGTTGGCCATACGTGCTATGCGTTCAAGGAAGGCAAGGCCCTGAAGAAGCGCCTGCAGCGCGAGACGTTCGATCTGCTGGTGCTCGACTGGAACGTGCCCGACATGTCCGGCGAGGAAGTGCTCAAGTGGGTGCGCGCCAACCAGACCGAGCACAGCCTGCCGATCATCTTCATGACGAGCCGCGACGACGAGGCGGGGATCACGCAGATCCTCAACGCCGGCGCCGACGATTACGTGGTCAAGCCGGTGTCCGGCCCGATCCTGCGCGCGCGCATCGGTTCGCTGCTGCGCCGCGCGTATCCGGTCAACGCCGAGGCGACCGTCCGCGAATTCGATCAGTTCCGTTTCGACGTGAACCTGAAGCAGGCGTACGTCGGCGACAAGGCCGTGAGCCTCACGCAAAAGGAATTCGAGCTCGCGCTGTTGCTGTTCCAGCATCTGGACCGGCCGCTGTCGCGCGCGCACATTCTCGACCTCGTGTGGAAGCAGGCGACCGACATTCCGTCGCGCACGATGGATACGCACATTTCGATGCTGCGCACGAAGCTCGGCCTGCGGCCCGAGAACGGCTACCGTCTCGCGCCGATCTACGGGTACGGCTACCGGCTCGAACGGGTCGGCCAGGGGGAACCGGAGTGA
- a CDS encoding sensor histidine kinase, with the protein MCWVRADRSLITRAFVNLLNNAVKYSPSDTVITCTLTVEHASKRMFCTIRDQGYGIAPEDQRHLFERFKRFHAGERPEISGSGLGMAFVKTVVTRHGGSVSVDSEVGVGTAVTVSLPAIDEPSA; encoded by the coding sequence ATGTGTTGGGTGCGCGCGGACCGCTCGCTGATCACGCGCGCCTTCGTGAACCTGCTGAACAATGCGGTCAAATACAGTCCGTCCGACACGGTGATCACGTGTACGCTGACGGTCGAGCACGCATCGAAGCGGATGTTCTGTACGATTCGCGATCAGGGGTACGGCATTGCGCCGGAAGATCAGCGGCATCTGTTCGAGCGTTTCAAGCGATTCCATGCCGGCGAGCGGCCCGAAATCTCGGGTTCCGGGCTCGGCATGGCGTTCGTGAAGACGGTCGTCACGCGCCATGGGGGCAGCGTGTCGGTCGACAGCGAAGTGGGTGTCGGCACCGCGGTGACGGTGTCGCTGCCCGCGATCGACGAGCCGTCCGCCTGA
- a CDS encoding MurR/RpiR family transcriptional regulator: protein MSSSEKPPATVEAFLQHLTQEYDGLSNRLKVIARHVETHRDQLGLEGIQSLAEACGVQPSAVVRFAKHFGFSGFSEMQRLFREGLAQQIAPGRAYNLRLRDVIEAGSSSLQPEQIADEFIKGSIAGMQQLRQTLDSQALAQAVDLLADTQAIWIAGSRRAFPIAVYLDYALQHTDKRIGLFDALGSMHLGQIRSVREGDVMIAISFMPYADETVQVAQQAAQRGARLIAITDSRMSPLAREAEVTLMVQDSATFGFRALTATMGLAQSLFVALAYRLELSYLPTADGAHGTKAG from the coding sequence ATGAGCTCATCCGAGAAACCTCCCGCCACCGTCGAGGCGTTCCTGCAGCACCTGACGCAGGAGTACGACGGCCTCAGCAATCGCCTGAAGGTGATCGCGCGCCACGTGGAAACGCATCGGGACCAGCTTGGGCTGGAAGGCATCCAGTCGCTCGCGGAAGCCTGCGGCGTCCAGCCGTCGGCCGTCGTGCGCTTCGCGAAGCACTTCGGCTTCTCCGGTTTCTCCGAGATGCAGCGGTTGTTCCGCGAGGGGCTCGCGCAGCAGATCGCGCCGGGGCGTGCGTACAACCTGCGGCTGCGCGACGTGATCGAAGCCGGCTCGTCGAGCCTGCAGCCCGAACAGATCGCCGACGAATTCATCAAGGGCAGCATTGCCGGGATGCAGCAGTTGCGGCAGACGCTCGATTCGCAGGCACTCGCGCAGGCCGTCGACCTGCTCGCCGATACGCAGGCGATCTGGATCGCCGGGTCGCGGCGTGCGTTTCCGATCGCCGTGTATCTCGACTATGCGCTGCAGCACACCGACAAGCGCATCGGGCTGTTCGACGCGCTCGGCAGCATGCATCTCGGCCAGATCCGCTCGGTGCGCGAGGGCGACGTGATGATCGCGATCTCGTTCATGCCGTATGCGGACGAGACCGTGCAGGTCGCGCAGCAGGCCGCGCAGCGCGGCGCACGCTTGATCGCGATTACCGACAGCCGGATGAGCCCGCTTGCGCGGGAGGCGGAAGTGACGCTGATGGTGCAGGACAGCGCGACGTTCGGCTTTCGCGCGCTGACGGCCACGATGGGCCTTGCGCAGAGCCTGTTCGTCGCGCTCGCGTACCGGCTCGAGCTGTCGTACCTGCCGACCGCCGACGGCGCACACGGCACGAAGGCCGGTTGA
- a CDS encoding CoA-acylating methylmalonate-semialdehyde dehydrogenase, whose protein sequence is MTTVPAYTSDADVGHYLDGAPVAGRSGRFQDVFNPALGRAVRRVALAGNDEVERAVASAHAAFPAWADTPPIRRARVLHRFLQLMNEHRDTLAAIITAEHGKVFSDAQGEVARGIDIIEFACGVPQLLKGDFTDQVSTGIDNWTMRQPLGVVAGITPFNFPCMVPCWMFPVALATGNTFVLKPSERDPSAALFIADLLTQAGLPAGVFNVVQGDKGAVDALLDHPDVQAVSFVGSTPIAAYVQQRAVQSGKRVQALGGAKNHLVVMPDANLDQAVDALIGAAYGSAGERCMAISIAVLVGDVADRIVPAVAERARTLVIGDGMSPEVEMGPIVTGEALKRIEGYIEQGVNEGAQLVVDGRGLRVPGREAGFFTGGTLFDHVTPDMRIYKEEIFGPVLGCVRVKDFGEAVDLINAHEFGNGVSCFTSDGGIAREFARRIQVGMVGINVPIPVPMAWHGFGGWKKSLFGDMHAYGEEGVRFYTRQKSVMQRWSASIGKGAEFAMPTAK, encoded by the coding sequence ATGACCACGGTTCCCGCCTATACGTCCGACGCCGACGTCGGCCACTACCTCGACGGCGCACCCGTCGCCGGCCGCAGCGGCCGCTTCCAGGACGTCTTCAATCCGGCGCTCGGTCGCGCGGTGCGGCGCGTCGCGCTGGCCGGCAACGACGAAGTCGAACGGGCCGTCGCGTCGGCCCACGCGGCGTTCCCGGCCTGGGCCGACACGCCGCCGATCCGCCGCGCGCGTGTGCTGCACCGCTTCCTGCAGCTGATGAACGAGCACCGCGACACGCTGGCGGCGATCATCACGGCCGAGCACGGCAAGGTGTTCTCCGACGCGCAGGGCGAAGTCGCGCGCGGCATCGACATCATCGAATTCGCGTGCGGCGTGCCGCAACTGCTGAAGGGCGACTTCACCGACCAGGTCAGCACCGGCATCGACAACTGGACGATGCGCCAGCCGCTCGGCGTCGTCGCGGGCATCACGCCGTTCAACTTCCCGTGCATGGTGCCGTGCTGGATGTTCCCGGTCGCGCTCGCGACGGGCAACACGTTCGTGCTGAAGCCGAGCGAGCGCGACCCGTCGGCCGCGCTGTTCATCGCCGACCTGCTCACGCAGGCCGGCCTGCCCGCCGGCGTGTTCAACGTCGTGCAGGGCGACAAGGGCGCGGTCGATGCCCTTCTCGATCACCCGGACGTGCAGGCCGTCAGCTTCGTCGGCTCGACGCCGATCGCCGCCTACGTGCAGCAGCGCGCGGTGCAGTCGGGCAAGCGCGTGCAGGCGCTCGGCGGCGCGAAGAACCACCTCGTCGTGATGCCCGACGCGAACCTCGACCAGGCGGTCGACGCGCTGATCGGCGCCGCGTACGGCTCGGCCGGCGAGCGCTGCATGGCGATCAGCATCGCGGTGCTGGTCGGCGACGTGGCCGACAGGATCGTGCCGGCCGTGGCCGAACGCGCGCGCACGCTGGTGATCGGCGACGGGATGTCGCCGGAAGTCGAGATGGGGCCGATCGTCACCGGCGAAGCGCTCAAGCGCATCGAAGGCTATATCGAGCAAGGCGTGAACGAAGGCGCGCAACTGGTGGTCGACGGCCGCGGGCTGCGCGTGCCGGGCCGCGAGGCCGGCTTCTTCACCGGTGGCACACTGTTCGACCACGTGACCCCCGACATGCGGATCTACAAGGAAGAGATCTTCGGGCCGGTGCTCGGCTGCGTGCGCGTGAAGGATTTCGGCGAAGCGGTCGACCTGATCAACGCGCACGAGTTCGGCAACGGCGTGTCGTGCTTCACGAGCGACGGCGGCATCGCGCGCGAATTCGCGCGGCGCATCCAGGTCGGCATGGTCGGCATCAACGTGCCGATTCCGGTGCCGATGGCGTGGCACGGCTTCGGCGGCTGGAAGAAGAGCCTGTTCGGCGACATGCACGCGTACGGCGAGGAAGGCGTGCGCTTCTACACGCGCCAGAAGTCGGTGATGCAGCGCTGGTCGGCGAGCATCGGCAAGGGCGCCGAATTCGCGATGCCGACCGCGAAGTAA